The Vitis vinifera cultivar Pinot Noir 40024 chromosome 12, ASM3070453v1 genome has a segment encoding these proteins:
- the LOC100251152 gene encoding uncharacterized protein LOC100251152, with protein MLLSPGHSPRHLSSPSPSLSEKPQQNRNSSSVLNVSANPRKEVTVLDEDTYVAAIEKIVERDFFPDIPKLRDRLEWLEAVRSGDPLRIRDVQLKIRDRRGRKALNCAETERNRSRTPGSTFTRTFTPFELDKTPDVSNRESSVAGESADDDSEALPLSLDQFFRRYTSEDNESFSKILEKANRKRKERYEFLTEGEKEDVKLIEDVKRDRITDGYGTSDQPPSTLDGWKYTAKNLLMYHPADRGEAPLTEEERAERLNGLTKEVNLTNTRFHGKLMDSRPKDEDTVAVLYTPIPGATPVPLSLSEREGDKSKKYDLEDLRKTPNPFYVESRKRADNGYSYVKTPSPAPGVDESPFITWGEIEGTPLRLEPEDTPIGIGGSGDGPHFKIPCPPSRDLKAHSLSREAARKLRERSKMFQKPPLPSPVRGGSASPSVRTLSHAAQKFVRNAIAKSSCSVDESLRASYRGASPGISTPKSGRSMSRFGRDGSTSTRSPSVREGSNPPW; from the coding sequence ATGCTTCTATCTCCGGGCCACTCTCCTCGGCACCTTTCTTCGCCTTCGCCTTCTCTCTCAGAGAAGCCTCAGCAAAACCGTAATTCTTCTTCTGTTTTAAACGTTTCTGCGAACCCTAGGAAGGAAGTAACAGTTCTCGATGAGGATACGTACGTGGCCGCAATCGAGAAGATCGTTGAGCGCGACTTCTTCCCCGACATTCCGAAGCTTCGCGACCGCCTCGAGTGGCTGGAGGCTGTTAGGTCCGGTGACCCTCTTCGAATTCGTGATGTTCAGTTGAAGATCAGGGATCGGCGGGGCCGGAAGGCGTTGAACTGCGCGGAAACGGAGAGGAACAGATCGCGAACACCTGGTTCGACTTTTACTAGAACTTTTACTCCTTTTGAATTGGATAAAACTCCTGATGTTTCGAATAGAGAGTCGTCTGTTGCTGGGGAGAGTGCAGATGATGATTCTGAGGCTTTGCCGTTATCCCTCGATCAGTTTTTCAGGAGGTATACTAGTGAGGATAATGAGAGTTTTTCGAAAATTTTGGAGAAGGCTAATAGGAAGAGGAAGGAGAGGTATGAGTTTTTGACGGAGGGTGAAAAGGAGGATGTGAAATTGATCGAGGATGTGAAGAGGGATCGGATTACAGACGGGTATGGGACTTCGGATCAGCCGCCGAGTACTTTGGATGGGTGGAAATATACAGCAAAGAATTTGTTGATGTATCATCCTGCTGACCGAGGTGAGGCCCCATTGACCGAGGAGGAACGGGCAGAGAGGCTTAACGGTTTGACAAAGGAAGTTAACCTCACAAACACTAGGTTTCATGGTAAATTGATGGATTCTAGGCCGAAAGATGAGGATACTGTTGCAGTATTGTATACCCCCATTCCAGGTGCTACTCCTGTACCATTATCATTGTCAGAGAGGGAAGGGGATAAGTCTAAGAAGTATGATTTAGAGGATTTGAGGAAGACGCCGAATCCATTTTATGTGGAATCTAGAAAGAGAGCAGATAATGGGTATAGTTATGTGAAAACGCCCTCACCTGCACCAGGTGTGGATGAATCACCATTCATTACATGGGGAGAAATAGAAGGGACGCCATTGAGGCTGGAGCCCGAGGACACACCAATTGGTATTGGCGGTAGTGGTGATGGTCCCCATTTTAAGATTCCATGTCCTCCTTCTAGAGATTTGAAGGCACATTCATTGTCAAGGGAGGCTGCTCGGAAATTGAGGGAGAGGTCTAAGATGTTTCAGAAGCCACCATTGCCATCGCCAGTTCGAGGGGGAAGTGCAAGTCCAAGTGTAAGAACGCTTTCTCATGCAGCCCAGAAGTTTGTGAGGAATGCAATTGCCAAGTCATCATGCTCAGTTGATGAATCCCTTCGTGCTAGTTACCGAGGTGCAAGCCCTGGTATCAGTACTCCAAAAAGTGGAAGGAGTATGTCGAGGTTCGGAAGAGATGGGAGCACAAGTACCAGGTCACCCTCTGTAAGAGAGGGTTCTAATCCTCCTTGGTGA